One genomic window of Octopus sinensis unplaced genomic scaffold, ASM634580v1 Contig02525, whole genome shotgun sequence includes the following:
- the LOC115227268 gene encoding histone H3.2-like: MARTKQTARKSTGAKVPRKQLSAKSARKSVSQFGGVKKPHRFRPGVVAMREIRRYQKSTDLLLRKLPFQRLVRETAQFIKTDLRFQSSAIVALQEAAESYLVGIFEDSNLCAIHGKRVTIMPNDMHLSRRIRGEKT; the protein is encoded by the coding sequence atggctaGAACTAAACAAACTGCTCGAAAATCTACTGGAGCAAAAGTTCCAAGGAAACAATTGTCTGCAAAATCTGCTCGCAAGTCTGTTTCACAATTTGGAGGGGTAAAGAAACCTCATCGATTTCGACCTGGAGTTGTTGCAATGCGAGAAATTAGACGATATCAAAAGAGCACTGATTTGTTACTACGAAAACTTCCATTCCAGAGACTCGTGAGAGAAACCGCTCAGTTTATCAAAACTGATTTGCGTTTTCAATCGTCAGCGATTGTCGCTCTCCAAGAAGCGGCAGAGAGTTACCTAGTTGGAATTTTTGAAGATAGTAATTTGTGCGCAATTCATGGAAAAAGAGTAACTATAATGCCAAACGATATGCATTTATCGAGAAGAATTCGAGGTGAAAAAAcataa